One genomic region from Rubinisphaera margarita encodes:
- a CDS encoding ABC transporter ATP-binding protein, whose product MSEQTPAEDAPAALEVRNLFKSYVSAGQAVSILRELNLTMKQGEAASITGPSGSGKSTLLYLISALDRPDAGEISLRGQDMVAGGESKQTAFRNAHIGFVFQDHNLLPQLNVVENVLLPCLAGSGVDQSRRDLAGQLLERVGLKDRLTHLPAQLSGGERQRVAVCRALINQPELILADEPTGNLDTATAGVVGDLLLEVSREAGAMLLCVTHSWDLARRFPTCYQLEDGRLVTADSTASPASV is encoded by the coding sequence ATGTCCGAACAGACACCCGCTGAAGACGCCCCGGCTGCCCTCGAAGTCCGCAATTTGTTCAAGAGCTACGTCTCGGCCGGGCAGGCCGTTTCGATTTTGCGTGAACTCAACCTGACGATGAAGCAGGGGGAAGCCGCCAGTATTACCGGACCTTCCGGTTCCGGAAAAAGTACGCTGCTGTATCTCATCAGTGCGCTCGATCGCCCTGATGCCGGCGAGATTTCGCTGCGCGGACAGGACATGGTCGCCGGCGGCGAGTCGAAGCAGACCGCCTTCCGCAACGCCCACATCGGCTTCGTGTTTCAGGACCACAATCTGCTGCCGCAATTGAATGTGGTGGAGAACGTTCTGCTTCCCTGTCTGGCGGGATCGGGTGTCGATCAGTCCCGACGCGATCTGGCCGGCCAGCTGTTGGAGCGGGTCGGACTGAAAGATCGGCTGACACATCTGCCGGCTCAGTTGTCCGGAGGAGAGCGGCAACGGGTCGCCGTCTGCCGGGCACTGATTAATCAACCCGAGTTGATTCTTGCCGACGAGCCAACCGGGAACCTCGATACCGCCACAGCCGGCGTCGTGGGCGATCTGCTGCTGGAAGTGAGCCGGGAAGCGGGAGCGATGCTGCTCTGTGTGACCCATTCCTGGGACCTCGCCCGGCGGTTTCCGACTTGTTATCAGCTGGAAGACGGCCGTCTGGTTACGGCTGATTCGACCGCCTCTCCCGCTTCCGTCTGA
- a CDS encoding alpha-amylase/4-alpha-glucanotransferase domain-containing protein, which yields MPGPIRLVLAIHNHQPVGNFDHVVEEAYQDSYKPFLDVLENYPAVRISLHNSGSLIDWIERNRPEYIERLKPLSDSGQIEILGGPFYEPILASIPSRDRFGQMKAYGEHLEQHFGKKPRGMWVPERVWEQSFTRDAVAAGLEYTVLDDFHFKNAGFGDEELYGYFVTEDDGRMLSVFPISEHLRYTIPFAEPEATIDWLREVHEKQPDAVVAFGDDGEKFGTWPGSKQHVYGDEWLTRFFQLLTDNQDWVRVCTFSQAVEEVSPLGRCYLPDCSYREMTEWALPTDRQLELIRLNREHRKEEDWPEIRRRLRGGFWRNFLVKYPEAHEMYCRMREISDRLDQLVRSKPEIEQTAIFQSARDHLYRGQCNCPYWHGAFGGLYLPHLRNAIYHHLIEADGLVEQLSGKTGRWVEISSRDINLDARQEVRIASDQLVGYLAPARGGHLYELDARGSRVNLLATLNRRPEPYHETILAHAAGQIDGSNETASVSEDIVFKQENLHLKLIYDQWARKSLVDHVLPPGMSMEDFRMQGDFIGEAEQAVFQTTLKRSPNRVEAVMTRRCRWEGQSPQLTKSVATSTAAPSELEIAYRLDDLEPGQRVHLAVEFNFSAMAAGVENRYYYAEEGNNIGHLGTEQNLHEQRRIGLVDEWLGLDASLETSQPAGIWTYPLETVSQSEGGFELVHQSCAVILHWDFTPDSSTWETRLTLNIDTSAAQARRLAENPNNKQIAVEF from the coding sequence ATGCCCGGTCCCATTCGACTTGTTTTGGCCATCCATAATCATCAGCCGGTCGGCAACTTCGATCACGTGGTCGAAGAAGCCTATCAGGACAGCTACAAGCCGTTCCTCGATGTGCTGGAGAATTACCCCGCGGTTCGCATCTCGCTGCACAACTCGGGCAGTCTGATCGACTGGATCGAGCGGAATCGCCCGGAGTACATCGAGCGGCTCAAGCCGCTTTCGGACTCGGGACAGATCGAAATCCTCGGCGGTCCGTTCTACGAACCGATTCTGGCCAGCATTCCTTCCCGCGATCGCTTCGGTCAGATGAAGGCTTACGGCGAGCATCTTGAGCAGCATTTCGGCAAGAAGCCCCGCGGCATGTGGGTTCCCGAACGTGTCTGGGAGCAGAGTTTCACCCGCGATGCCGTGGCCGCCGGGCTGGAATACACCGTGCTCGATGACTTCCACTTCAAGAATGCCGGCTTCGGCGACGAGGAGCTCTACGGCTACTTCGTGACTGAAGACGATGGCCGGATGCTCTCGGTCTTCCCGATCAGCGAGCATCTGCGCTACACGATTCCGTTTGCCGAGCCGGAAGCGACGATCGACTGGCTCCGCGAAGTTCACGAAAAACAGCCGGACGCCGTGGTCGCGTTTGGTGATGATGGCGAAAAGTTCGGCACCTGGCCCGGTTCCAAGCAGCACGTTTACGGCGACGAATGGCTGACGCGATTTTTCCAGCTGCTCACCGATAATCAGGACTGGGTTCGCGTCTGCACGTTCTCGCAGGCCGTCGAAGAGGTCTCTCCGCTGGGACGCTGCTATCTTCCCGACTGCAGCTACCGCGAGATGACCGAATGGGCGCTGCCGACCGATCGTCAGCTGGAGTTGATTCGTCTGAATCGCGAGCATCGCAAAGAAGAAGACTGGCCGGAGATTCGCCGTCGACTTCGTGGAGGCTTCTGGCGGAACTTCCTGGTGAAGTATCCCGAAGCTCACGAGATGTATTGTCGGATGCGGGAGATCAGCGATCGGCTCGATCAGCTGGTTCGCAGCAAACCGGAGATCGAACAGACCGCCATCTTCCAGAGTGCCCGCGATCATCTCTATCGCGGACAGTGTAACTGCCCGTACTGGCACGGCGCCTTCGGCGGGCTGTATCTGCCGCACCTGAGAAACGCCATCTACCATCATCTGATTGAAGCCGACGGACTCGTTGAACAGCTTTCCGGCAAGACCGGCCGCTGGGTGGAGATTTCGTCCCGCGATATCAATCTCGATGCCCGTCAGGAAGTTCGCATCGCCAGCGATCAGCTCGTCGGTTATCTCGCCCCGGCGAGGGGCGGACATCTCTACGAACTCGATGCTCGGGGATCCCGCGTGAACCTGCTGGCGACGCTTAACCGGCGTCCCGAGCCGTATCACGAAACGATTCTCGCACACGCAGCCGGGCAGATCGACGGCAGCAACGAGACCGCTTCGGTCTCGGAAGACATTGTCTTCAAGCAGGAGAATCTGCACCTGAAGCTGATTTACGATCAGTGGGCCCGCAAGAGTCTCGTGGACCATGTCCTGCCGCCGGGAATGTCGATGGAAGACTTCCGCATGCAGGGCGATTTTATCGGCGAAGCCGAACAGGCAGTCTTCCAGACGACGCTCAAACGCAGCCCGAACCGCGTGGAAGCGGTGATGACCCGCCGTTGCCGCTGGGAAGGGCAGTCGCCACAGTTGACCAAGTCGGTCGCCACGTCGACGGCTGCTCCGTCGGAACTGGAGATCGCTTACCGTCTCGATGATCTTGAGCCGGGCCAGCGGGTTCATCTCGCGGTCGAGTTCAACTTCTCGGCCATGGCGGCTGGTGTGGAGAACCGCTACTACTACGCCGAAGAGGGGAACAACATCGGCCATCTCGGCACCGAGCAGAATCTGCACGAGCAGCGACGCATCGGTCTGGTTGATGAATGGCTGGGGCTCGATGCTTCGCTGGAGACCTCTCAACCGGCCGGAATCTGGACCTATCCGCTGGAAACGGTCAGTCAGTCCGAGGGGGGCTTTGAACTGGTCCACCAGAGTTGTGCCGTGATTCTGCACTGGGACTTCACGCCGGATTCCTCAACCTGGGAAACCCGGCTGACCCTGAACATCGACACTTCGGCGGCCCAGGCGCGACGTCTGGCCGAGAACCCGAACAACAAGCAGATTGCCGTCGAGTTCTAG